The Herbiconiux sp. SALV-R1 nucleotide sequence GTTCTCGGCCACCAGGCGCAGCGCCGCCTCGTGGATGGCCTGCCGGGTCTCGACCTTCTTGCGCTCGCGCAGGGAGGGTGCCGTCATCGCCGTTCGATCCTGTCGTTGAACTCGCCGAGCAGCCGCACGAACTGGGCGACGTCGGCGTCGCTCCAGTCTTCGAAGACGTCGGCGTAGAGGCTCTGGGTCTCGCGGCGGATGCTCGTCATGCGTTCCACGGTCGCCTCGGTCGGTGCGTAGAGACTCGCCCGCCCGTCGGCCGGGTCGGGCTCGCTGGTGACGAAGCCCAGGTCTTTCAGCACCCGTAGCTGCCGGCTGAGCGCGCTCTTGTCGATGCCGAGCTGGGCGATGATCTCGCCCGGTGGGGTGGGGTGGTGCTTCACGATGAAGCCGAGCACGAGATACCCCGAAGGCTGGAGCTCGGGCGAGAACAGCTGCGCGTGGTGCTGCACGACCATCCTCACCCGCCGGAGGATCCGCGCCATCTCGCCTTCGACGGCGAGGATGGCATCGGTTCTGTCGGAGCTGCTCACAGCCTCCAGGGTATCGGGAGTCATCGGGAGCCCGGCCGCCCCGTGTCGGCCCCGTCGGTCTCCCCCTCGAGCGTGAGGCTCACGCCCTCGGTGTCGGCGGCCACCTCGGCACCCGAGACGGCGACCACGGTGGCGGCCTCCCGCTCGGCGAGCTGCTCGACCGAGGTCTTGGTGCCCAGGGCCCGGTTCGGCAGCAGGGAGATGGCGATGATGGAGATGACGGCGAGCGGCACCGCGATGAGGAACACGTCGGCGACGGCCTCGCCGTAGGCCGACTCCACGAGGATGCGGATGGGCTCGGGCAGCGTCGACAGGTCGGGGATGCCCCCGCCCTCGAGACCCGCGGCCTGCGAGGGGTCGACGCCGAGCTTCGTGAGCCCGTCGGTGACGAGCGTCGTGATGCGACTGCCGAGCACGGCGCCCATCACGCTCACGCCGATGGTGCCGCCGAGGCTGCGGAAGAACGCCACCGAGGCACTCGCCGTGCCGATCTGGCGCGGGTCGACAGCGTTCTGCACGATGAGCACGAGGTTCTGCATCACCATGCCGACGCCGGCGCCCATCACGAACATGTAGAGGAAGACGAGGTAGAAGCTCGTGTCGTAGCGGATGGTGCCCATGAGCGCGAGGCCGATGGTGAGCAGCACCGAGCCGACCACCATGTACCGCTTCCACTTTCCCGTGCGGCTGATGACCTGGCCGATCACCATGCTCGACAGCAGCACGCCGGCGATCATCGGGATCGTGTAGAGGCCCGACTCGGTGGGGGTCTTGCCGCGCGCCAGCTGCATGTACTGGCTGAGGAAGACGCTCGTGCCGAACATCGCGACGCCCACCGAGATGGAGGCGACGACCGCCAACCAGAACGTGCGGTTGCGGAAGAGCGTCATCGGGATGATGGGCTCCTTCACCTTGAGCTCGGTGAGAACCGCGAGCCCGAGCAGCACCACGGCGCCCACCACCATGAGGATGCTCGTCACCGAACCCCAGTCGAACTGGTTGCCCGCCATGGTGACCCAGATGAGCAGCAGCGAGACGCCGGCGGCGATGAGCACCGCGCCCAGGTAGTCGATGGTGACCTTGCGGCGGTGCGACGGGATGTGCAGGGTGCGCTGCAGCACGATGAGCGCGGCGACGGCGAACGGCACGGCGATGTAGAAGTTCCAGCGCCACCCGATCGAGTCGGTGATGACGCCGCCGAGCAGCGGGCCGCCGACCGTGGCGACGGCCATCACGGCGCCGAGCAGGCCCATGTACCGGCCGCGCTCGCGGGGCGGGATGATGTCGGCCATCGCGACCTGCACGAGGGCGGTGAGACCGCCGGCGCCGAGGCCCTGCAGCACGCGGAAGAGGATGAGCATCTCGGTCGACTGGCTGAGACCGGCTAGCGCGGAGCCGACGACGAAGACGACGAGGGAGAGCTGGATGAGGAGCTTGCGATTGGTGAGGTCGGCGAGCTTGCCCCAGATGGGCGTCGAGACGGTGGTGGCCAGCAGGGTCGAAGTGACGACCCAGGTGTAGCCGGCCTGGGTGCCGCCCAGGTCGCCGATGATCTTCGGCAGCGAGCTCGACACCACGGTCGAGGCGAGCATCGCCACGAACATGCCGAGCAGAAGGCCCGAGAGGGGCACCAGCACGTCGCGGCGCGACGACGATGGCTGGTCGACGCCCTGAGCGGGCGCTTCGGAGGTTTTCAGGGACACGGTTCTCCAGAACTAGAAAGTTGATCTGGGTCAACAGTACGCCGACTGTTGATCCAGATCAACTAATTTCTGCAGAACGTGCAGAATTGCAGTTCCTGCAGGGCCCGTGCGCGCATCCGTGGTTCTAGAGCTGCTCCCCCGCGGTGATGGCCTCGGCCTCGACGAGATCGGTCTCCTCCTCCTCGTGGTCGACGTGGGCGATGGCGCGGTGGCCGACGATGACGATGAGCGAGGCGACGACCACCGAGCCGGCGGCGACGTAGAAGGGAACCGCATCCGTCGTCGCGGCGGCGATGAGGGAGGCGACGGGCGGGGCGACGGCGCCGCCGAGGAAGCGCACCGCCGAGTAGGCCGACGAGGCGACCGGGCGGGGCAGGTCGGTGGCCGCCATCACCGACTCGGTGAGCACGGTGTTCATGACGCCGAGCAGCGCCCCGCCGACGATGACGCAGACGATGAGACCTGCGGCCGACTGCACGAACAGGCCCGCCGCCACGAGGTCGGCGCCGAGCAGCAGCAGCACCGTCCAGAGCACGCGGGTGCGCGGCAGCCGCCGGGTGAGCCAGGGGGCGGCCCACACCGAGGTGATCGCCACGGCGATGCCCCAGCCGAAGAAGGTGAGACCGAGGCCCATGGCGTCGAGCCCGAGCGGGAACGGCGTGTAGGCGAGCAGGATGAAGAAGCCGATGTTGTAGAACAGGGCGGCCACCGCGAGCACCGCGAGGGCGGGTCGCGTCAGGGCCTTGAAGGGCGCGGAGAGCGGGCTCGGGGTGGGGCGCTGCGGCTCCTTCTTCATCAACACGAGGATGGCGATGAAACCCACCGCCATGAGGGCCGAGGTTCCGAAGAACGGGCCGCGCCAGCTGATCGAGCCGAGCAGACCTCCGAGCAGCGGGCCGATGGCGATGCCGAGACCGAGCGCGGCCTCGTACAGCACGATGGCCGAGCTCGCTCCTCCGCTCGCCGCGCCCACGATGGTGGCGAGCGCCGTCGAGATGAACAGCGCGTTGCCGAGGCCCCAGCCGGCGCGGAAGCCGATGACCTCCTCCACGCTCTGCGAGAGGCCCGCGGCGAGGGCGAACAGCACGATGAGGCCGAGGCCGATGAGCAGCGTGCGGCGCGCCCCGATGCGGGTGGAGAGCCAGCTGGTGAACAGCATCGCGAAGCCCGTGATGAGCAGGTAGCTGGTGAACAGCAGGCTGGTCTGGGTCTGGCGGGCGTGCAGGCTCTCGGCGATGGCGGGGAGGATGGGGTCGACCAGGCCGATGCCCATGAAGGCGATGACGCAGGCGAAGGCGACGGCCCAGACGGCCTTCGGCTGCTTGAGGATGGAGGCGCCTGCGGCGGCCATCGTCAGGCCGCCTTCACGGCGGAGGCGGCGCGGGCGTCGGAGCGGGCATCCGCGGCGCGGAGCTCGGTCGCCTCGCTGATGAGGTCGACCGCGCGGCTGATGACGTCGAGCTCGGAGGCGTCGAGGTCGTCGAACAGCGGCGAGAGCGCCGATCCGAGGCGGGCACGCCAGTCGGCGAGCGCCGCGATGCCCTTCGGGGCGAGGGCGATCTGCCAGCCGCGGGCGTCGTCGACCACCGCGATGCGGCGGATCCACTCCACCTCGTTGAGGTTCGCGACGATCTTGGTCATGGTGGGCTGGCTCACCCGGCTCTGCTTGGCGAGCTCGCCGAGGCGCATCGGCCCGAAGGTGCTGAGCACGCTGAGGGTGCGCCAGGTGGCGGGCGAGGTGGAGTCGCCCGTGGCCTGGGCGGCGATGCGGGTGAGGCGGTGCGTGACCGAGACGAGGTCGGAGAGCAGGGCGGAGAGTTCGGGGGTTGAAGGGTTGTCGTTGATCACGAACAACTATTTTACATAGGTAAACTATGTTGTTGTCATTCCGGGGCGGAAAGTTCTTTGAGCTCGAGGTCGTCAGCCCGCGTGGCGTCGCGCCCGACCAGGGCGAAGTGGGTGAAACCGGATGCTGCGGCCCGGTCGAGAAGCGGGGCGAGGTTCTTCGTGCGGCGCTCCAGACGCACGCGCTCGCCTCGGTCGACGAACTGCGTCTTGAGCGCCAGCAGGCGCTCGGGCTCGGCTGCCTTGTCGTGCACCAGCACGATCGACCTGGTGCCGGCGCCCGCCGGGTCGTCGATGAGGTCGATGATGCGCTCAAAGCCGATGGAGAAGCCGCAGGCCGGCACCTGCTCGCCGAGGAAGCGGCCGATCATGCCGTCGTAGCGACCGCCACCGCCCAGTGAGAAGCTGAAGTCGGGGTGCTCGATCTCGAAGATCGTGCCCGTGTAGTAGCCCATACCGCGCACCAGGAAGGGGTCGAAGACGAGCTCGCCGCGCACGCCGGCCGTCTCGAGGGCCGTGCCGATGGAGGCGAGGGCTGTTACCGCATCCGGAGCGACACCCTCGGGGAGAGCCGCCGCCACGGTGGTGGCGGTGAGGGGCGTGGCCTCCGCTGTCACGGAAGTCTGCTCGAAGTAGGCGGCGAGCGCGTCGACCGCGGCGGGGGTGGTTCCCTTCGAGCGCAGCTCGTCGATCACTCCCCCCGTGCCGACCTTGTCGAGCTTGTCGACGGTGATGAGCACCGAGGAGTGCTCGTCGGCGGCGAAGCCGAAGGCGTCGAGCACGCCGAACAGGATGCGGCGGTCGTTGATGCGGATGCGGCACCCGGCGAGACCCAGGGTGTCGAGAGTCGCGAGGGTCGCCGTGAGCAGCTCGATCTCGGCGAGGATTCCCGCCTCGCCGATGATGTCGATGTCGCACTGCACGAACTGGCGGTAGCGGCCCTTCTGGGGGCGTTCGGCCCGCCACACCGGGGCGATCTGCACGGCGCGGAACACCTGCGGGAGAGCCGCGCGGTGGGTGGCGTAGAAGCGGGCCAGCGGAACGGTGAGGTCGAAACGGAGGCCGAGGTCGGCGAGGGCGTCGGGGTCGTCGGTGGCGGCGGCCTCCGCGAGGTCGGAGGCGGCGAGGCCGCGCTTCATCACGTTGAACGCGAGCTTCTCGTTGTCGCCGCCGAGTCCGGCGTGGAGGCGGTCGAAGTCCTCCACCACGGGCGTCTCGATCTCGTCGAACCCGTGGGCGGCGTAGGTGGAGCGGATGACGCCCAGCACCCTCTCGCGCTTGGCCTTGTCGGCGGGAAGGAAGTCGCGCATGCCGCGCGGTGCGGAGACGGGAGTTGCCATGGGAAGAGTTTATTTGGCGGCGGTACCCCTCCCGAACCCGATGGAGTTCTGGCCCGGTGGCGGAACTTGATGGAGGATTTGTCCCGTTCCCTCCGAATCCTCCATCGACTTCGTCGCTCGTCGGGGTCGGCTGTTACGTTCGGAGGCGACGAGGTGGGGGAAGCATGAGTGAGGTACCGGCATTTCCGGGTGCGGCGTCGGCCGCGGGGGCGGGGATCGTCGTCGAGGGGGTGCGGCGGGCGTTCGGGGCGGTGGAGGCCGTGCGGTCGGTGTCGTTCGAGGCGCGGGCGGGGGCGGTGACGGCACTGATCGGGCCGAACGGGTCGGGCAAGACGACGCTGCTGCTCATGCTGGCGACGCTGCTGCGGCCCGACGCGGGGCGCATCCTCATCGGTGGGATCGACCCGGTGGCGGAGCCGCGTGCCGTGCGCCCCATCGTCGGGTGGATGCCCGACGCGCTGGGATCGTGGAACAACCTCACCGTGCACTCGGCCCTGGCGATGACTCACCGGCTCTACGGGCATCCGAAAACCGTGGCGAACGACCGGGCCTGGGAGCTCATCCACCTCGTCGGTCTCACCGAGCTGGCCGCCCGACCCACCCGCGTGCTCTCGCGCGGGCAGAAGCAGAAGCTGTCGCTCGCGCGCGCCCTCTCGAACGACCCGCGCGTGCTGCTGCTCGACGAGCCCGCGTCGGGGCTCGATCCCGTGGCGCGCATCGAGCTGCGCGAGCTGCTGCTCGCGCTCGCGGCCGAGGGGCGCACCATCCTCGTCTCGAGCCACGTGCTCTCCGAGCTCGACGAGCTCGCCACCGATGCCGTCTACCTCGACCACGGCGTCACCGCGTCGCGCGAGGCCGTGGCGCGAGCGCGGGCGTCGTCGCGGGTGTGGCGGGTGAAGTCGCTCGACGGCTTCGCGCTCGGTCCGCAGCTCGAGGGCATCGGGGTGGACGCCTCGCGCATCGGCGTCGACAGTCAGGGCTTCACGGTCGCCATGACCGACGAGACGGATGCTGCGGCCGTGCTCTCGGCACTGGTGGCGGCCGGGGTGCAGGTGAGCTGGTTCGCGCCCGCCTCGGGTGAGCTCGAACGCACAATGCAGGGGCTGCGGGACGGGGGTGCGGCGTGAGCGCGCAGGACGGTGTGGGCGGGTCGGTCGTGCCGGGCGGAACGGGCGGCGCGGGCGGGCCGGGCGTTCCCGGCGCGGGCGGGCCGGGTGTTCCCGGCGCTCCCGGGTTCGGCGGGATCGGGGGCTTCTGGCGCGGGGTCGGTCTCATCCTCGCGCTCGAGCTGAAGCAGCGGGTGCGCGGGGTGGCCTGGTACGTCATCCTCGGCGTCTGCTTCGCCCTCGTCGCGATCGTCACCCTCGGTGTGGCGGTCATCGCGGGCGGCTTCGGCACGACGGGCGGCGCGCTGTACTCCTCGGTCGTCTACTTCGTGCTGCTGCTGGCGAGCCTCATCACCCCGGCACTGTCGGGCACCGCCGTGAACGGTGAGCGCGAAGGCGGAACCCTGGCGACCATCCAGGTCACCTCGGTCACCACGGGTCAGATCGTCATCGGCAAGTGGCTCGCCGCCTGGGTGGCGTCGCTGGCGCTGCTTGCCATCACCTCACCGTTCCTGCTGCTGGCGTCGGCGTTCGGCGAGGTGTCGGGAGCGACGGCGCTGTCGTCACTGCTCATCCTCACCGCGCAGCTCGGCGTGCTGTCGGCGATCGGCGTGGGGCTCTCGGGTGTCATCCGCAAGCCGCTGTTCTCGGTGGTGGTGAGCTACCTAGCGATCGCGGCGCTCAGTCTCGGCACCCTCATCGCCTTCGCCATCGCCGGATCGGTCACCCAGGTCACCGTCACGAACACCACGGTCGAGCCCGCCTACCGGGCCGACGGCACGACCTTCGAGTGCAAGCCGGGCACGACCGTCTCGACCTACACGGTGCCGCGCTTCGACCCCTACTGGGGACTGCTCGCGGTCAACCCCTACGTCGTGGTGGCCGATGCGTCGTACGGCGACTTCGACGACAACGGCAACCCGCAAGACCTCTTCGGCTACATCGCGCTCGGCGTCCGCCAGGCCCAGATCGCGCCCGAGACCGAGACCTTCACCGACTACTGCGCCCTCGCCGTCTCGGGCTTCGAAGACGACGACCAGCCGACCGCCGAAGAGCTCCTGCGCACCGGCGTTCCGAGCTGGTTCATCGGCCTCGCCCTGCAGTCGGGACTCGCCGCGCTCGCCCTCTGGGGCGCCTGGGCCTCCACCCGCACCCCCGCCGGCCGCCTCGCCAAGGGCAGCCGCATCGCGTAGGCCCGGGCGCCGGAGGCTGGGCCGCGCCTCGGCACAACGACGGAGTTTCAGCCTCATCTGTCCAAACGACGGATGCTGGTTCGACTCAGCCGCCGATGTTCCGTCGTTCGGTCGCCGGCTCGGCCGCAGCATCCGTCGTCATCCCCGCCGCCGCATCCGTCTCGACTGCCGTCACCTCGGCCGCCGTCACCTCGGCGCGCAGCGCGCGGAGGGCGGTGCGGAGCGCCCGCTCGGGGTCGAGGCCGCGGGCGCGGGCGGCGCCGACGACGGAGAGCAGCTGCGCCCCGAGCTCGGCTTCGTCGGCGGCTGGGGCGTCGAGCGGCACCTCGGGCGCGCTGACGCCCAGCTTCGCCGCCTTGCCGAGGAGCTTGTCGGCGAGAGCGAGGGCGGGCATGCCGAGCGGCACGCCGTCGAGCACGCTGGTGCGGGTGGGCTTCTCGGCGGCCTTGAACGAGTCCCAGGCGTTCTCGACCTCGCCCGCGGTGCTGAGGTCGAGGTCGCCGAAGACGTGCGGATGCCGCCCCACCATCTTCGCGGTCATGTGCGCGGCGACATCGTCGATGGTGAACTCCTCGCCGGGCGTGTGCGCGGCGATGTCGGCGTGGAACACCACCTGGTAGAGCACGTCGCCGAGCTCCTCGAGCAACTCGTCGCGCGACCCCGCCTCGATGGCGTCGATGAGCTCGTGGGTCTCCTCGGTGAGGTAGCGCACGAGCGACTCGTGAGTCTGCTCCGCATCCCACGGGCACCCGCCCGGCGCCCGCAGCAACGCGGTCACCGCCACCAGCCTCTCGAGCTCGCTCGACGCATCCGGAAACGGCATCGGCAGGGGCGTCGGCTTCTCGCTCATGCCCCGAGCCTACGTCGCACGATCCGACACCTCGAATATCGCCTCAATCTTTGGTGAGGCAATATCATGTTTACGGGTGTCCCGGATCGGGACATGGATCATCGCACAAGGAAGGTTGACACATGTTCACCGGCATACTGCCCCGCGGTGTGGCTACGATCGCTGCACTAGTCCTCTCCACCGGCATTCTGAATGTCACGATCGGGCAGGAGCCGCAGACGTACCATCCAGACTGATTTCTGCGCCCCCGACCGACAAACCTACGCGGTTGCGTCGACGTCAGGCCGACGCCGCCGTGCCCGCCGGCTCCGCCTTCGCCGCGGGGAAGAGGGCGTCGAGGAGCTGGGAGGCCCAGGCGATGAGGTCGGCGTCGGCGAGCGGGGCGCCGTCGACGACCGGCATGGGCAGCGAGATCGAGCTGGTCTGCGCGAAGTACTTCGAGCCCGGGTACATGCGCTTCAGGCGCACCTGCAACGAGTCGGGCAGGTCGGCGGGGGCGATGCGCAGGTTCGAGCCCATCGTCACCACCTCGCTGAGCGACGCCTTCTGAGCCTGGCGGCGGAGGCGCGACACGGCGAGCAGGTTCTGCACCGGCTGCGGCGGCTCGCCGTAGCGGTCGGTGAGCTCCTCGACGACGTGGTCGATCGAGTCGTCGGAGGCGGTGGGCGCCGAGGCGGTCGAGAGCTTCTGATAGGCCTCGAGGCGCAGCCGCTCGCTGTCGACGTAGTCGTCGGGAATGTGAGCCTCGACAGGGAGCTCGAGCCGCAGCTCGGTCTGGCCCTCGGCGACGTCGCCGCGGAAGGTCGAGACTGCCTCGCCGATCATGCGCAGGTAGAGGTCGAACCCGACACCCGCGATGTGCCCGGCCTGCTCGCCGCCGAGCAGGTTGCCCGCCCCGCGGATCTCGAGGTCTTTCAACGCCACCTGCATGCCCGAGCCGAGCTCGTTGTTGGCGGCGAGGGTGGAGAGCCGGTCGTTCGCGGTCTCCGACAGCGGCTTGTGCTCGTCGAACAGCAGATAGGCGTAGGCGCGCTCGCGCCCGCGTCCCACACGCCCGCGCAGTTGGTGCAGCTGCGACAGCCCGTACTTGTCGGCCCGGTCGACGATGAGCGTGTTCGCGTTGGCGATGTCGATGCCGGTCTCGATGATCGTGGTCGACACGAGCACGTCGAACTTGCGCTCCCAGAAGTCGACGATCACCTGCTCGAGCACGTGCTCGTTCATCTGCCCGTGCGCCACCGCGATGCGCGCCTCGGGCACCAGCTCGGCGAGCTGCGCGGCGACCCGGTTGATCGACGACACCCGGTTGTGCACGAAGAACACCTGCCCCTCGCGCAGCAACTCACGACGGATGGCGGCCGCGACCTGCTTGTCGGAGTACGGCCCCACGAAGGTGAGGATGGGGTGGCGATCCTCCGGGGGCGTCGCGAGCGTCGACATCTCGCGGATGCCGGTCACCGCCATCTCGAGCGTGCGCGGAATGGGCGTCGCACTCATCGCGAGGATGTCGACGTTCGTCTTCAGCTTCTTCAGCGCATCCTTGTGCTCTACACCGAACCGCTGCTCCTCGTCGATGATGAGGAGGCCGAGGTCTTTGAACACGATGGTGTCGCTCAGGATGCGGTGGGTCGCGATGACGACGTCGACGGTGCCGTCGGCGAGCCCCGCGATGGTCTCGCGCGACTCCTTCTCGGTCTGGAAGCGGCTGAGCGCCTTGAGGTGCACGGGGAACCCGGCGAAGCGCTCCTGGAAGGTCTCGAGGTGCTGCCGCACGAGCAGAGTGGTGGGCACGAGCATGGCGACCTGCTTGCCGTCTTGCACCGCCTTGAACGCGGCGCGGATGGCGATCTCGGTCTTGCCGAAGCCGACGTCGCCGGAGAGCAGCCTGTCCATGGGGATGGGCCGCTCCATGTCGGCCTTCACCTCGTCGATGACGGTCAGCTGGTCGGGCGTCTCCTGGAACGGGAAGGCCTCTTCGAGCTCGTGCTGCCACGGCGTGTCGGGGCCGAAGGCGTGACCCTTCGAGGCCATGCGCGCCGAGTAGAGCTTCACGAGCTCGACGGCGATGTCGCGCACGGCCTTGCGCGCCTTGCCCTTGGCGGCCGCCCAGTCGCTGCCGCCCATCTTGCTGAGGCCGGGGGCCTCGCCGCCGACATAGCGGGAGAGCAGGTCGAGCTGGTCGGTGGGTACGTAGAGCTTGTCGCCCGGGTAGCCGCGCTTGCTCGGCGCATACTCGATCACCAGGTACTCGCGCGTGGTCTTCACCGCGTTGCGGCCGCCGCTGGACACCTCGCGCTGGGTGAGCTCGAGGAACTTGCCGATGCCGTGGGTCTGGTGCACCACGAAGTCGCCGGCCTTGAGCTGCAACGGGTCGACGACGTTCTTGCGCCGGCTCGCGAGCTTCTTCACCTGGCGGTTGTCGTAGCCGACGGTGCGCCCGTAGAACTCGGTCTCGCCGATGAGGGCGATCTTGAGCTCGGGCAGCTCGAAGCCGTGCTCGACGCCGGCCTGCACGAGGTAGGCGGCCCCGGGCTCGGGATCGGCGGGGAGGTCGTCGACGATACGGGCGGCGACCTCGCGCTCCCCGAGCACGTCGGCGGCGCGCTCGACGAGCCCCTGGCCTTTGGCAGCCACGGCGACGACCCACCCGTCGGCGAGCCGCGACGCCACGTGGGCGATGGCCCCGTCGGCGTTGCCCGAGAAGCTCGGCACGGCGTCGGCCTGGATGCGGATGGTGAGGTGCTCCTCGAGCTCGCGGTGCTCGGGCAGCACCTCGCTCTCGTCGGGGCCGAGCTGGAACTCGCTGAGCGTCCACCAGGGCCGGCCGGTGCCGGCGGCGTGCCGCAGGTCGGTGAGGGTGATGAACTCGCCCGAGGCGAGGTCGATGGGGGCCTCGGCGCCCGCGGTGGCGGCTGTCCAGGCCGCGGCGAGGAACTCGCGGTTCGTCTCGGAGAGGTTCACGGCGCGCGTCGCCACCCGCTCGGGCGACACGACGGCGACGGCTGCGCCCTCGGGCAGGTAGTGGGCGATGGTGACGAGCTGGTCGAGCAGGGCGGGGGCGAGCGACTCCATGCCCTCGACCGGGATGCCCGCCGAGATCTTCTCGAGCATGCCGGCGAGGCTCGGGAACTCGTGCTGCATCTCGCGGGCCCGCTGCCGCACCGGCTCGCTGAGCAGCAGCTCGCGGCTCGGCGGGAGCACGACCTGCTCCACCGGGTCGGGCAGCGACCGCTGGTCGGCCACCGAGAACGCGCGGATCTCGTCGACCTCGTCGCCGAAGAAGTCGACGCGGTAGGGGTGATCGGCGATCGGCGGGAAGACGTCGAGAATGCCGCCGCGCACCGCGTACTCCCCGCGCCGCGTGACCATGTCGACGCGCGAGTAGGCGAGTTCGACGAGCTGCAGCGACAGCGCCGAGAGATCGAAGCCGCGGGCGCCCTTCTCGAGCACGATCGGGTCGAGGTCGGCGAGGTTCGCCGCGATCGGTTGCAGGGCGGCCCGCACCGAGGCGACCACGACGATCGGTTCGGGGTTCTGACCGGCATCGGATGCGCGCTGCCAGTCGACGAGACGCCGCAGGGCGTCGATGCGGCGGCCCACGATCTCCGCACTCGGGCTGAGGCGCTCGTGCGGGAGCGTCTCCCAGGCCGGGAACTCGACGATGCACGCGGCGGGCAGGTAGCTCGCGAGCGACTCGCGGAGTTTCTCCGACTCGCGGCCGGTGGCGGTGACGACGAGCATCGCCGCCGGGAGACCGCGTTCGACACGCCGGTTCAGCATGGCCGCGAGGAACGGCCCGCGGATGCCTTCGGGCATCGAGAAATCGCTGTCACGGCCGGCGTTCGCCAGCCCTCGTTCCACCGTCGAGGCGCGCGAGAGCGCAGAGATCAGGCCCTGAAGCATGCTCCCGAGTTTACGCGCCCCCACCGACACCCGGCCGCGCAGGGGCTCAGCCCGTATGCACCTTGAGCTGGGCAGCGGTGAGGCCCGATCCTGCGATCAGTTCGACCGCATCCGCTGCGTCGACGATGAGGTTGGGGAGGGTGTCGCGTTCGGTGCTGGAGAAGTTCTGCAGCACGAAGTCGGCGGCCTGCTGCCGGCCGGGGGGCCGTCCGATGCCGACGCGCACGCGCACGAAGTCGGCGCTGCCGGTGGCGGCGATGATGTCGCGCAGGCCGTTGTGGCCGCCGTGGCCGCCGCCCTGCTTGAGCTTCAGGGTGTCGTAGGGGATGTCGAGTTCGTCGTGCACCACGATGAGCTGCTCGGGCGCCAGACCGTAATACTTCAGCAGCCCGTTGGTCGGCCCGCCCGACACGTTCATGTAGGTGTTCGGCTTCGCCAGCACGAAGCGCGGGCCCCCGGGGACAGTTCGTCCTTCGGCGACCCGCGCGTTCGCTTTGTGCGGCTTGAACGATGCGCGCATCCGTTCGGCGAGTTCGTCGACCACCATCTGGCCGACGTTGTGCCGGTTGGCCGCGTAGCCGGGCCCGGGGTTGCCGAGCCCGACCACGAGCCACAGATCGGATGCGCTCATGCGAGAGGTGCTACTCGGCCTCGGGCTCGGGGGTGACGGACTCCTCTTCACCCTCGCCCTCGGCGGGTGCCTCGTCGTCGGTGTCGGCGACCGGCACGGTGATGCCGACGACGACCATGTCCTCTTCGCTCAGGAGGGTCGCGCCCTTGGGCAGCTCGAGCTCCTTCGCGTGCACCAGGGTGCCCTCCTCGAGGCCCTCGATCGAGAGCACGATGCGCTCGGGGATGTTCGTGGCCTCGACCTCGAGCAGCACGGTCGCGGCATCCTGCGTGGCGATGGTGCCCGAGAACGACTCGCCCTCGAGGTGCACGGGCACCTCGACCTGGACCTTCTCGCCCTTGCGCACGACGATGAGGTCGATGTGCTCGATGATCTGCAGCACGGGGTCTTTCTGCACGTCCTTGACCAGGGCGAGCTGCTCGGTGCCGTCGATGTCGAGCTCGAGCACCTGGTTCGCCTTGCGCAGGATGAGCGCGGTCTGGTGGCCGGGCAGGGTCACGTGCTGCGGGTCGGTGCCGTGGCC carries:
- a CDS encoding ABC transporter permease, with the translated sequence MSAQDGVGGSVVPGGTGGAGGPGVPGAGGPGVPGAPGFGGIGGFWRGVGLILALELKQRVRGVAWYVILGVCFALVAIVTLGVAVIAGGFGTTGGALYSSVVYFVLLLASLITPALSGTAVNGEREGGTLATIQVTSVTTGQIVIGKWLAAWVASLALLAITSPFLLLASAFGEVSGATALSSLLILTAQLGVLSAIGVGLSGVIRKPLFSVVVSYLAIAALSLGTLIAFAIAGSVTQVTVTNTTVEPAYRADGTTFECKPGTTVSTYTVPRFDPYWGLLAVNPYVVVADASYGDFDDNGNPQDLFGYIALGVRQAQIAPETETFTDYCALAVSGFEDDDQPTAEELLRTGVPSWFIGLALQSGLAALALWGAWASTRTPAGRLAKGSRIA
- a CDS encoding MazG family protein, whose amino-acid sequence is MSEKPTPLPMPFPDASSELERLVAVTALLRAPGGCPWDAEQTHESLVRYLTEETHELIDAIEAGSRDELLEELGDVLYQVVFHADIAAHTPGEEFTIDDVAAHMTAKMVGRHPHVFGDLDLSTAGEVENAWDSFKAAEKPTRTSVLDGVPLGMPALALADKLLGKAAKLGVSAPEVPLDAPAADEAELGAQLLSVVGAARARGLDPERALRTALRALRAEVTAAEVTAVETDAAAGMTTDAAAEPATERRNIGG
- the mfd gene encoding transcription-repair coupling factor; this encodes MLQGLISALSRASTVERGLANAGRDSDFSMPEGIRGPFLAAMLNRRVERGLPAAMLVVTATGRESEKLRESLASYLPAACIVEFPAWETLPHERLSPSAEIVGRRIDALRRLVDWQRASDAGQNPEPIVVVASVRAALQPIAANLADLDPIVLEKGARGFDLSALSLQLVELAYSRVDMVTRRGEYAVRGGILDVFPPIADHPYRVDFFGDEVDEIRAFSVADQRSLPDPVEQVVLPPSRELLLSEPVRQRAREMQHEFPSLAGMLEKISAGIPVEGMESLAPALLDQLVTIAHYLPEGAAVAVVSPERVATRAVNLSETNREFLAAAWTAATAGAEAPIDLASGEFITLTDLRHAAGTGRPWWTLSEFQLGPDESEVLPEHRELEEHLTIRIQADAVPSFSGNADGAIAHVASRLADGWVVAVAAKGQGLVERAADVLGEREVAARIVDDLPADPEPGAAYLVQAGVEHGFELPELKIALIGETEFYGRTVGYDNRQVKKLASRRKNVVDPLQLKAGDFVVHQTHGIGKFLELTQREVSSGGRNAVKTTREYLVIEYAPSKRGYPGDKLYVPTDQLDLLSRYVGGEAPGLSKMGGSDWAAAKGKARKAVRDIAVELVKLYSARMASKGHAFGPDTPWQHELEEAFPFQETPDQLTVIDEVKADMERPIPMDRLLSGDVGFGKTEIAIRAAFKAVQDGKQVAMLVPTTLLVRQHLETFQERFAGFPVHLKALSRFQTEKESRETIAGLADGTVDVVIATHRILSDTIVFKDLGLLIIDEEQRFGVEHKDALKKLKTNVDILAMSATPIPRTLEMAVTGIREMSTLATPPEDRHPILTFVGPYSDKQVAAAIRRELLREGQVFFVHNRVSSINRVAAQLAELVPEARIAVAHGQMNEHVLEQVIVDFWERKFDVLVSTTIIETGIDIANANTLIVDRADKYGLSQLHQLRGRVGRGRERAYAYLLFDEHKPLSETANDRLSTLAANNELGSGMQVALKDLEIRGAGNLLGGEQAGHIAGVGFDLYLRMIGEAVSTFRGDVAEGQTELRLELPVEAHIPDDYVDSERLRLEAYQKLSTASAPTASDDSIDHVVEELTDRYGEPPQPVQNLLAVSRLRRQAQKASLSEVVTMGSNLRIAPADLPDSLQVRLKRMYPGSKYFAQTSSISLPMPVVDGAPLADADLIAWASQLLDALFPAAKAEPAGTAASA
- the pth gene encoding aminoacyl-tRNA hydrolase; this encodes MSASDLWLVVGLGNPGPGYAANRHNVGQMVVDELAERMRASFKPHKANARVAEGRTVPGGPRFVLAKPNTYMNVSGGPTNGLLKYYGLAPEQLIVVHDELDIPYDTLKLKQGGGHGGHNGLRDIIAATGSADFVRVRVGIGRPPGRQQAADFVLQNFSSTERDTLPNLIVDAADAVELIAGSGLTAAQLKVHTG
- a CDS encoding 50S ribosomal protein L25/general stress protein Ctc, giving the protein MADENKVSAEVRTQFGKGAARRIRAAHKIPAVIYGHGTDPQHVTLPGHQTALILRKANQVLELDIDGTEQLALVKDVQKDPVLQIIEHIDLIVVRKGEKVQVEVPVHLEGESFSGTIATQDAATVLLEVEATNIPERIVLSIEGLEEGTLVHAKELELPKGATLLSEEDMVVVGITVPVADTDDEAPAEGEGEEESVTPEPEAE